The following proteins are co-located in the Streptomyces bottropensis ATCC 25435 genome:
- a CDS encoding YggT family protein produces the protein MSVVWQVLWIALMCFLIVLIFRLVMDYVFQFARSWQPGKAMVVVLEATYTVTDPPLKLLRRVIPPLRLGGVALDLSFFVLMIIVYILINIVGGLAR, from the coding sequence ATGAGCGTGGTTTGGCAAGTGCTCTGGATCGCTCTGATGTGTTTCCTCATCGTGCTGATCTTCCGGTTGGTCATGGACTATGTGTTCCAGTTCGCCCGCTCGTGGCAACCCGGCAAGGCGATGGTGGTCGTTCTGGAGGCCACCTACACTGTCACCGATCCACCGCTGAAGCTTCTGCGGCGGGTCATCCCGCCGCTGCGTCTCGGGGGCGTGGCGCTCGACCTGTCCTTCTTCGTACTGATGATCATCGTCTACATCCTGATCAACATCGTGGGTGGACTCGCGAGGTGA
- a CDS encoding cell division protein SepF, translated as MAGAMRKMAVYLGLVEDDGYDGRGFDPDDDFEPELDPEPERDHRRHEPVHQAHQSHQSQRDESVRVVQPPAQREPVSHATSLPAESARPARIAPVASITQERSSLEKNAPVIMPKVVSEREPYRITTLHPRTYNEARTIGEHFREGTPVIMNLTEMDDTDAKRLVDFAAGLVFGLHGSIERVTQKVFLLSPANVDVTAEDKARIAEGGFFNQS; from the coding sequence ATGGCCGGCGCGATGCGCAAGATGGCGGTCTACCTCGGCCTCGTGGAGGACGATGGGTACGACGGCAGGGGCTTCGACCCCGATGACGACTTCGAGCCCGAGCTCGACCCGGAGCCGGAGCGGGACCACCGCCGGCACGAGCCGGTGCATCAGGCACACCAGTCACACCAGTCCCAAAGGGATGAATCGGTGCGAGTGGTACAGCCCCCCGCGCAGCGCGAACCGGTGTCGCACGCCACTTCGCTCCCCGCGGAATCGGCGCGACCCGCCCGGATCGCGCCCGTGGCGTCCATCACACAAGAACGTTCGAGTCTGGAGAAGAACGCACCGGTGATCATGCCCAAGGTCGTGTCCGAGCGAGAGCCTTACCGGATCACCACGTTGCACCCGCGGACCTACAACGAGGCCCGTACCATCGGGGAACACTTCCGTGAGGGCACCCCGGTGATCATGAATCTGACTGAGATGGACGACACAGACGCGAAGCGACTTGTCGACTTTGCGGCCGGTTTGGTGTTTGGTCTTCACGGCAGCATCGAGCGGGTGACGCAGAAGGTGTTCCTGTTGTCGCCTGCTAACGTCGATGTCACGGCGGAGGACAAGGCCCGTATCGCAGAGGGCGGGTTCTTCAACCAGAGCTGA
- a CDS encoding YggS family pyridoxal phosphate-dependent enzyme, with protein sequence MTDRKAQLAANLAKVEGRIAAACAAAGRGRDEVTLVVVTKTYPADDVRILSELGVRHVAENKDQDAAPKAAECSDLSLVWHFVGQLQTNKVRSVVRYADLVQSVDRSRLVTALSKEAVRVGREVGCLIQVALDADAGGRGERGGVGPDGIEELADLLAGAPGLRVDGLMTVAPLTGEYAGRQRAAFERLMDLSTDLRRAHPAANMVSAGMSADLEEAVAAGATHVRVGTAVLGVRPGLG encoded by the coding sequence ATGACGGACCGTAAGGCACAACTCGCCGCGAACCTGGCGAAGGTGGAGGGTCGCATCGCGGCGGCGTGCGCGGCCGCGGGGCGCGGGCGGGACGAGGTCACTCTGGTCGTGGTGACCAAGACCTATCCGGCGGACGATGTGCGGATCCTGTCGGAACTCGGTGTGCGTCATGTCGCCGAGAACAAGGACCAGGACGCGGCGCCCAAGGCCGCCGAATGTTCGGATCTGTCCCTTGTGTGGCATTTCGTGGGGCAATTGCAGACCAACAAAGTCCGCTCTGTGGTGCGTTATGCGGATCTCGTGCAGTCCGTCGATCGTTCCAGGCTTGTCACGGCTCTGTCGAAGGAGGCAGTCCGGGTCGGGCGCGAGGTGGGATGTCTCATCCAGGTCGCGCTCGACGCCGACGCGGGCGGCCGGGGGGAGCGAGGAGGTGTCGGGCCGGACGGGATCGAAGAGTTGGCCGACCTCCTCGCGGGGGCGCCGGGGCTGCGGGTCGATGGTCTGATGACCGTCGCGCCGCTCACCGGGGAGTACGCCGGACGGCAACGGGCCGCTTTCGAGCGGTTGATGGATTTGTCGACCGACCTGCGCCGAGCCCATCCGGCTGCGAACATGGTCTCCGCCGGGATGAGTGCGGACCTCGAGGAGGCCGTCGCGGCCGGAGCGACACATGTGCGCGTCGGCACTGCGGTACTCGGAGTCCGTCCCGGGCTCGGGTAA
- the pgeF gene encoding peptidoglycan editing factor PgeF encodes MIGRHEHVGGAHFAFTDRWDGVSAAPYEQLNLGGAVGDDAGAVTTNRELAAKSLGLEPDRVVWMNQVHGADVAVVDGPWGSGSGPAPGSGSGSGDIPSVDAIVTTRRGLALAVLTADCVPVLLADPVAGVAAAAHAGRPGMVAGVVPAAVRAMTELGAEPARIVARTGPAVCGRCYEVPEAMRAEVATVEPAAYAETSWGTPSVDVCAGVHAQLERLGVHDREQSPVCTLESRDHFSYRRDGATGRLAGYVWLD; translated from the coding sequence GTGATAGGACGGCACGAGCACGTGGGCGGCGCGCACTTCGCCTTCACCGACAGGTGGGACGGGGTGAGCGCCGCTCCGTATGAGCAGCTCAATCTCGGCGGGGCGGTCGGGGACGACGCCGGCGCCGTGACGACGAACCGGGAGCTGGCGGCCAAGTCGCTGGGTCTGGAACCGGACCGGGTCGTCTGGATGAACCAGGTGCACGGCGCGGACGTGGCCGTGGTCGACGGACCCTGGGGCTCCGGCTCCGGCCCGGCCCCGGGCTCAGGCTCCGGTTCCGGCGACATCCCGTCCGTCGACGCGATCGTCACCACCCGGCGCGGCCTCGCCCTCGCCGTCCTCACCGCCGACTGCGTACCCGTCCTGCTGGCCGACCCCGTCGCCGGGGTCGCGGCCGCCGCCCACGCGGGCCGGCCCGGCATGGTCGCCGGGGTCGTCCCCGCCGCCGTTCGGGCCATGACCGAACTCGGCGCCGAGCCCGCCCGGATCGTCGCCCGGACCGGACCCGCCGTCTGCGGCCGGTGCTACGAAGTGCCCGAAGCGATGCGCGCCGAGGTGGCCACCGTCGAGCCGGCCGCGTACGCCGAGACCAGTTGGGGCACGCCGTCCGTGGATGTGTGCGCCGGAGTGCACGCACAGCTGGAGCGCCTCGGGGTGCACGACCGGGAGCAGTCGCCGGTGTGCACGCTGGAGTCGCGCGATCACTTCTCGTACCGCCGCGACGGCGCCACAGGGCGACTCGCGGGATATGTCTGGCTGGACTGA
- the ftsZ gene encoding cell division protein FtsZ, which translates to MAAPQNYLAVIKVIGVGGGGVNAINRMIEVGLKGVEFIAINTDAQALLMSDADVKLDVGRELTRGLGAGANPAVGRKAAEDHREEIEEVLKGADMVFVTAGEGGGTGTGGAPVVANIARSLGALTIGVVTRPFTFEGRRRANQAEDGIAELREEVDTLIVIPNDRLLSISDRQVSVLDAFKSADQVLLSGVQGITDLITTPGLINLDFADVKSVMSEAGSALMGIGSARGDDRAVAAAEMAISSPLLEASIDGARGVLLSISGGSDLGLFEINEAAQLVSEAAHPEANIIFGAVIDDALGDEVRVTVIAAGFDGGQPPAKRDNILGSAAAKREEPAPVRPAAESRPSFGSLGSVKPKEEPAPAPEPVNEVPVAPPVPPSRSYSDSAAEELDVPDFLK; encoded by the coding sequence GTGGCAGCACCGCAGAACTACCTCGCAGTCATCAAAGTCATCGGTGTCGGCGGCGGTGGTGTCAATGCCATCAACCGGATGATCGAGGTCGGTCTCAAGGGCGTCGAGTTCATCGCCATCAACACCGACGCGCAAGCTCTGTTGATGAGCGACGCCGACGTCAAGCTCGACGTCGGCCGCGAACTCACCCGCGGACTCGGCGCCGGTGCCAACCCGGCCGTCGGCCGCAAGGCGGCCGAGGACCACCGCGAGGAGATCGAGGAGGTCCTCAAGGGGGCCGACATGGTCTTCGTGACGGCCGGCGAGGGCGGCGGCACCGGCACCGGCGGCGCGCCCGTCGTGGCCAACATCGCCCGCTCGCTGGGCGCCCTCACCATCGGCGTGGTCACCCGCCCCTTCACCTTCGAGGGCCGCCGCCGCGCCAACCAGGCCGAGGACGGCATCGCGGAACTCCGCGAAGAGGTCGACACCCTCATCGTCATCCCGAACGACCGGCTGCTGTCCATCTCGGACCGCCAGGTCTCGGTGCTGGACGCCTTCAAGTCGGCCGATCAGGTCCTGCTCTCCGGTGTCCAGGGCATCACCGACCTCATCACCACGCCCGGCCTGATCAACCTCGACTTCGCCGACGTCAAGTCCGTGATGTCCGAGGCCGGTTCGGCCCTCATGGGCATCGGCTCGGCCCGCGGCGACGACCGCGCGGTGGCCGCCGCCGAGATGGCGATCTCCTCGCCGCTGCTGGAGGCGTCCATCGACGGCGCCCGGGGCGTGCTGCTCTCCATCTCCGGTGGCTCCGACCTCGGTCTGTTCGAGATCAACGAGGCCGCACAGCTGGTCAGCGAGGCCGCCCACCCCGAGGCCAACATCATCTTCGGCGCGGTCATCGACGACGCGCTCGGCGACGAGGTTCGGGTCACGGTCATCGCGGCCGGGTTCGACGGCGGCCAGCCCCCGGCCAAGCGGGACAACATCCTCGGCTCGGCCGCGGCCAAGCGCGAGGAGCCGGCGCCGGTCCGGCCCGCCGCCGAGAGCCGGCCGTCCTTCGGCTCGCTCGGCAGCGTCAAGCCGAAGGAGGAGCCGGCGCCCGCCCCCGAGCCGGTGAACGAGGTGCCCGTCGCCCCGCCGGTCCCGCCGTCCCGGTCCTACTCGGACAGTGCGGCGGAGGAGCTGGACGTGCCGGACTTCCTCAAGTGA
- a CDS encoding cell division protein FtsQ/DivIB, with protein sequence MAGPTTAERGADEDLDPGPPPRRRLPGPRVLIAVAVALVLIGGASVWALYGSSWLRAERVYVSGTRVLTVGEVRRAAAVPLGDPLISVELDGIESRLLRKLPRIDSVEVTRSWPHGIGLKVRERTPVLIVEAAGNAGKYVEVDAKGVRFATVSRAPEGVPVLELTVSRSGSSAAGLRRFGEDRLVRGAVRVAGDIPAVIAHETLVVKVRSYDSITLELTGDRTVAWGSAEKGRAKARALAALIKAAPGAGHFDVSVPTAPASSGS encoded by the coding sequence GTGGCCGGACCGACCACCGCCGAACGCGGCGCAGACGAGGATCTGGACCCCGGCCCGCCGCCCCGGCGACGGCTCCCCGGCCCCCGGGTGCTGATCGCCGTCGCGGTCGCTCTCGTGCTGATCGGCGGCGCCTCGGTCTGGGCCCTGTACGGCTCCTCGTGGCTGCGGGCGGAGCGGGTGTACGTGTCGGGCACCCGCGTGCTCACCGTGGGGGAGGTGCGCCGGGCCGCCGCCGTACCGCTCGGCGATCCGCTGATTTCCGTCGAACTCGACGGGATCGAGTCACGTCTGCTGCGGAAATTGCCGCGAATCGACTCCGTCGAGGTCACCCGTTCCTGGCCCCACGGAATCGGGCTGAAAGTGCGCGAACGTACTCCGGTCCTGATTGTCGAAGCGGCCGGAAATGCGGGCAAGTACGTCGAAGTGGACGCGAAAGGGGTGCGTTTTGCCACGGTTTCGCGCGCCCCGGAAGGGGTTCCCGTACTGGAATTGACGGTGTCCCGGTCGGGTTCGTCCGCCGCCGGTCTGCGGCGATTCGGTGAGGACCGGCTCGTACGGGGGGCCGTACGGGTCGCCGGTGACATTCCGGCCGTGATCGCGCACGAGACCCTGGTCGTCAAGGTCCGTTCCTACGACTCCATCACGCTGGAGTTGACCGGGGACCGCACCGTCGCGTGGGGAAGTGCGGAGAAGGGGCGCGCGAAGGCCCGCGCACTCGCCGCCCTGATCAAAGCCGCCCCAGGCGCGGGGCACTTCGATGTGAGCGTCCCCACCGCGCCCGCGTCATCAGGGAGTTGA
- the murG gene encoding undecaprenyldiphospho-muramoylpentapeptide beta-N-acetylglucosaminyltransferase, producing MHVVLAGGGTAGHIEPALALADALRRQDPTVGITALGTERGLETRLVPERGYELALIPAVPLPRKPTPELITVPGRLRGTIKATEQILERTKADAVVGFGGYVALPGYLAAKRLGVPIVVHEANARPGLANKIGSRYAAQVAVSTPDSKLRDARYIGIPLRRAIATLDRAAARPEARAMFGLDPNLPTLLVSGGSQGARRLNEVVQQVAPYLQQAGIQILHAVGPKNELPQVHQMPGMPPYIPVPYVDRMDLAYAAADMMLCRAGAMTVAELSAVGLPAAYVPLPIGNGEQRLNAQPVVKAGGGLLVDDAELTPQWVQRHVLPVLADPHRLYEMSRAASEFGRRDADDLLVGMVYEAIAARRGHR from the coding sequence GTGCATGTCGTACTCGCCGGTGGCGGAACCGCCGGTCACATCGAGCCCGCGCTCGCGCTCGCGGACGCCCTGCGCAGGCAGGACCCGACCGTGGGCATCACGGCCCTGGGCACGGAGCGCGGCCTCGAAACACGCCTCGTCCCCGAGCGCGGTTACGAACTCGCGCTGATCCCCGCCGTGCCCCTGCCGCGCAAGCCCACCCCCGAGCTGATCACCGTGCCCGGCCGGCTGCGCGGCACGATCAAGGCGACCGAGCAGATCCTGGAGCGCACCAAGGCCGACGCGGTCGTCGGCTTCGGCGGCTACGTCGCCCTGCCCGGCTATCTGGCCGCCAAGCGCCTCGGCGTGCCGATCGTCGTCCACGAGGCCAACGCCCGCCCCGGCCTCGCCAACAAGATCGGCTCCCGGTACGCGGCCCAGGTCGCCGTCTCCACCCCGGACAGCAAGCTCCGTGACGCCCGCTACATCGGCATCCCGCTGCGCCGCGCCATCGCCACCCTCGACCGGGCCGCCGCCCGCCCCGAGGCCCGCGCGATGTTCGGCCTCGACCCGAACCTGCCGACCCTGCTGGTCTCCGGCGGCTCCCAGGGCGCCCGCCGCCTCAACGAGGTCGTCCAGCAGGTCGCGCCCTACCTCCAGCAGGCCGGGATCCAGATCCTGCACGCGGTCGGCCCGAAGAACGAACTGCCGCAGGTGCACCAGATGCCGGGGATGCCCCCGTACATCCCGGTACCGTACGTGGACCGGATGGATCTCGCGTACGCCGCGGCCGACATGATGCTCTGCCGCGCGGGCGCGATGACCGTCGCCGAACTCTCCGCCGTCGGGCTCCCGGCCGCCTACGTCCCGCTGCCCATCGGCAACGGCGAACAGCGACTGAACGCCCAGCCGGTGGTCAAGGCCGGCGGCGGACTGCTGGTCGACGACGCGGAGCTGACGCCCCAGTGGGTGCAGCGACACGTCCTGCCCGTCCTCGCCGACCCGCACCGGCTCTACGAGATGTCCCGCGCGGCCAGCGAGTTCGGCCGCAGGGACGCCGACGACCTGCTCGTCGGGATGGTGTACGAGGCGATCGCCGCCCGGCGTGGACACCGCTAG
- the ftsW gene encoding putative lipid II flippase FtsW has translation MPGSRTSRAPLQRVTRRPPVSRPPRENPVRRLLTRARKAWDRPLTAYYLILGGSLLITVLGLVMVYSASQITALQKSLPGTFFFRKQFLAAAIGTALLLTASRMPVKLHRALAYPLLAGCVFLMALVQVPGIGQSINGNQNWIAIGGSFQIQPSEFGKLALVLWGADLMARKEDKRLLTQWKHMLVPLVPVAFMLLGLIMLGGDMGTAIILTAILFGLLWLAGAPTRLFVGVLSVAGFIGFVLIRTSENRMARLACIGATEPRTDGADCWQAVHGIYALASGGIFGSGLGASVEKWGQLPEAHTDFIFAVTGEELGLAGTLSVLALFAALGYAGIRVAGRTEDPFVRYAAGGVTTWITAQAVINIGAVLGLLPIAGVPLPLFSYGGSALLPTMFAIGLLIAFARDEPAARAALAMRQPRFGRKRGGGPSGPGRWNTMRRRASARPSGER, from the coding sequence ATGCCCGGTAGCCGTACGAGCCGTGCGCCCCTCCAGCGCGTCACACGACGGCCGCCCGTCTCCCGGCCGCCGCGCGAGAACCCCGTGCGGCGGCTGCTCACCCGGGCGCGCAAGGCCTGGGACCGGCCGCTGACCGCCTACTACCTGATTCTCGGCGGCAGCCTGCTGATCACCGTGCTGGGCCTGGTGATGGTCTACTCGGCCTCGCAGATCACGGCGCTGCAGAAGTCGCTGCCGGGGACCTTCTTCTTCCGCAAGCAGTTCCTCGCGGCCGCGATCGGCACCGCGCTGCTGCTCACGGCCTCGCGGATGCCGGTCAAGCTGCACCGGGCGCTGGCCTACCCGCTGCTGGCCGGCTGTGTGTTCCTGATGGCCCTGGTTCAGGTGCCCGGAATAGGGCAGTCGATCAACGGCAACCAGAACTGGATCGCCATCGGCGGCTCCTTCCAGATCCAGCCCAGCGAGTTCGGCAAGCTGGCGCTGGTGCTCTGGGGTGCCGACCTGATGGCCCGCAAGGAGGACAAGCGGCTGCTGACCCAGTGGAAGCACATGCTCGTGCCGCTCGTGCCGGTGGCGTTCATGCTGCTCGGGCTGATCATGCTCGGCGGCGACATGGGCACCGCGATCATTCTCACGGCGATCCTGTTCGGCCTGCTGTGGCTGGCCGGGGCGCCGACGCGGCTGTTCGTGGGCGTGCTGTCCGTCGCCGGGTTCATCGGGTTCGTCCTGATCAGGACCAGCGAGAACCGTATGGCCCGCCTGGCCTGCATCGGAGCCACCGAACCCCGTACCGACGGCGCCGACTGCTGGCAGGCCGTGCACGGCATCTACGCGCTCGCCTCGGGCGGGATCTTCGGCTCGGGACTGGGCGCCAGTGTGGAAAAATGGGGCCAACTCCCGGAAGCGCACACCGACTTCATCTTCGCCGTCACCGGCGAGGAACTGGGCCTCGCGGGGACGCTGTCGGTGCTCGCCCTCTTCGCGGCTCTAGGCTATGCGGGTATCCGCGTGGCCGGACGCACGGAGGACCCCTTCGTCAGGTATGCCGCGGGAGGCGTGACCACCTGGATCACCGCTCAGGCAGTGATCAACATCGGTGCGGTGCTCGGTCTGCTGCCGATCGCCGGAGTCCCGCTCCCGCTGTTCTCCTACGGAGGGTCCGCCCTGCTGCCGACCATGTTCGCCATCGGGTTGCTGATCGCCTTCGCGCGCGACGAACCCGCGGCGCGGGCGGCGCTGGCCATGCGGCAACCCCGCTTTGGTAGAAAGCGTGGCGGCGGCCCTTCGGGGCCAGGGAGATGGAACACGATGCGACGGCGTGCCTCGGCACGTCCGTCCGGAGAGCGGTGA
- the murD gene encoding UDP-N-acetylmuramoyl-L-alanine--D-glutamate ligase has translation MGGRQVTDWQGKRVTVAGLGVSGIPAAKVLHGLGAAVTVVNDGDDERARAQAADLEALGITVRLGDGATLPEGTELVVTAPGWKPDKPLFDAARAAGLEIWGDVELAWRLRGPGAAPWLAVTGTNGKTTTVQMLASILEAAGLRTAAVGNIGVSLLDVVLGDEPYDVLAVELSSYQLHWAPSLRAHSAAVLNLAPDHLDWHGSMEAYAADKGRVYEGNRVACVYNLADKATEDLVREADVEEGCRAVGFTLGTPGPSQLGVVDGILVDRAFVENRQKNAQELAEISDVNPPAPHNIANALAAAALARAYGVPAAAVRDGLRAFTPDAHRIAHVADVDGVAYIDDSKATNTHAAQASLAAYESIVWIAGGLAKGATFDELVAGAAGRLRGAVLIGADRALIREALARHAPEVPVVDLDRTDTGAMLAAVREARTLARAGDTVLLAPACASMDMFVNYNKRGDAFAEAVRGLSPADG, from the coding sequence ATGGGCGGCCGACAAGTGACCGACTGGCAGGGCAAGCGCGTCACCGTCGCCGGGCTCGGCGTCTCGGGCATCCCGGCGGCCAAGGTCCTGCACGGCCTCGGCGCGGCCGTCACCGTCGTCAACGACGGCGACGACGAACGCGCCCGTGCGCAGGCGGCCGACCTGGAGGCGCTCGGCATCACCGTGCGCCTCGGCGACGGCGCCACCCTGCCCGAGGGCACCGAACTCGTCGTCACCGCCCCCGGCTGGAAGCCCGACAAGCCGCTGTTCGACGCGGCCCGCGCGGCCGGCCTGGAGATCTGGGGCGACGTCGAGCTGGCCTGGCGGCTCCGGGGGCCGGGCGCGGCCCCCTGGCTGGCCGTCACGGGCACCAACGGCAAGACCACCACGGTCCAGATGCTCGCCTCCATCCTGGAAGCCGCTGGCCTGCGCACGGCCGCCGTCGGGAACATCGGGGTCTCGCTGCTGGACGTGGTCCTCGGTGACGAGCCCTACGACGTCCTGGCCGTCGAGCTGTCCAGCTACCAGCTCCACTGGGCGCCCTCGCTGCGCGCCCACTCCGCCGCCGTCCTCAACCTCGCCCCCGACCACCTCGACTGGCACGGCTCCATGGAGGCGTACGCCGCCGACAAGGGCCGCGTCTACGAGGGCAACCGGGTCGCCTGCGTCTACAACCTGGCCGACAAGGCGACCGAGGATCTGGTGCGCGAGGCGGACGTCGAGGAGGGCTGCCGGGCCGTCGGGTTCACGCTCGGCACCCCGGGGCCGTCCCAACTGGGCGTCGTCGACGGCATCCTGGTCGACCGCGCCTTCGTCGAGAACCGGCAGAAGAACGCCCAGGAACTCGCCGAGATCTCGGACGTGAACCCGCCGGCCCCCCACAACATCGCCAACGCCCTCGCCGCGGCCGCCCTCGCCCGCGCCTACGGGGTGCCCGCCGCGGCCGTACGGGACGGCCTGCGGGCCTTCACGCCGGACGCGCACCGCATCGCGCACGTGGCCGACGTGGACGGCGTCGCGTACATCGACGACTCCAAGGCCACCAACACGCACGCGGCGCAGGCCTCGTTGGCCGCCTACGAGTCGATCGTGTGGATCGCGGGCGGACTCGCCAAGGGCGCGACCTTCGACGAGCTCGTCGCCGGTGCGGCCGGGCGGCTGCGGGGCGCCGTGCTGATCGGCGCGGACCGCGCGCTGATCCGGGAAGCGCTCGCGCGACACGCGCCCGAAGTGCCGGTGGTCGACCTCGACCGGACCGACACTGGGGCGATGCTCGCCGCTGTCCGCGAGGCGCGGACGCTGGCGCGGGCGGGCGACACCGTGCTCCTGGCGCCGGCCTGTGCGTCGATGGACATGTTCGTCAACTACAACAAGCGTGGGGACGCGTTCGCGGAGGCTGTGCGCGGACTCTCCCCCGCGGACGGCTGA
- the mraY gene encoding phospho-N-acetylmuramoyl-pentapeptide-transferase has product MMNQILFAGVIGLFLTLVGTPLLIKLLARKGYGQYIRDDGPREHASKRGTPTMGGIAFILATVVAYFLAKVISGQPPTFSGLLVLGLMAGMGLVGFLDDYIKIVKRRSLGLRAKAKMAGQLIVGIGFAVLALQFPDARDQTPASTKISFVQDFGWTIGPVLFVIWALFMILAMSNGVNLTDGLDGLATGASVLVFGAYTFIGVWQFQESCANTQTLTNPSACYEVRDPLDLAIVASALMGACLGFLWWNTSPAKIFMGDTGSLALGGALAGLAICSRTELLLALLGGLFVLITMSVVIQVGSFKLTGKRVFRMAPLQHHFELKGWSEVLVVVRFWIIQGICVIVGLGLFYAGWAADK; this is encoded by the coding sequence ATGATGAATCAGATCCTGTTCGCAGGAGTCATTGGCCTCTTCCTGACCCTGGTCGGCACGCCGCTGCTGATCAAGCTGCTGGCCCGCAAGGGCTACGGCCAGTACATCCGCGACGACGGCCCGCGCGAGCACGCCAGCAAGCGCGGTACGCCGACCATGGGTGGTATCGCCTTCATCCTGGCGACGGTCGTCGCGTACTTCCTCGCCAAGGTGATCTCGGGACAGCCGCCGACCTTCTCCGGTCTGCTGGTGCTCGGCCTGATGGCGGGCATGGGTCTCGTCGGCTTCCTCGACGACTACATCAAGATCGTCAAGCGCCGTTCGCTCGGTCTGCGGGCCAAGGCGAAGATGGCCGGCCAGCTGATCGTCGGCATCGGCTTCGCGGTCCTGGCGCTGCAGTTCCCGGACGCCCGCGACCAGACGCCGGCCTCCACGAAGATCTCCTTCGTCCAGGACTTCGGCTGGACCATCGGCCCGGTGCTGTTCGTCATCTGGGCGCTGTTCATGATCCTCGCCATGTCGAACGGCGTGAACCTGACCGACGGTCTGGACGGCCTCGCCACCGGCGCCTCCGTCCTCGTCTTCGGCGCGTACACCTTCATCGGCGTCTGGCAGTTCCAGGAGTCCTGCGCCAACACGCAGACCCTGACCAACCCCTCCGCCTGCTACGAGGTACGAGATCCGCTCGACCTGGCGATCGTGGCCTCCGCGCTGATGGGCGCCTGCCTGGGCTTCCTGTGGTGGAACACCTCGCCCGCGAAGATCTTCATGGGCGACACCGGTTCGCTGGCCCTCGGCGGCGCGCTCGCCGGTCTCGCGATCTGCTCCCGCACCGAGCTGCTGCTCGCGCTCCTCGGCGGTCTGTTCGTCCTCATCACGATGTCGGTCGTCATCCAGGTCGGCTCCTTCAAGCTGACCGGCAAGCGGGTGTTCCGCATGGCCCCGCTCCAGCACCACTTCGAGCTCAAGGGCTGGTCCGAGGTCCTCGTCGTGGTCCGTTTCTGGATCATCCAGGGCATCTGTGTGATCGTCGGACTGGGCCTCTTCTACGCGGGATGGGCGGCCGACAAGTGA